One Streptomyces umbrinus genomic window, ACCCCACCGAGACCGCCGATGACCTGGTACGCGACATCACCGAGGTGCTCACCTCCATGTGCGCCCGCCTGTACGGGCGGCGGGCAGCGAAGAACCGGGCCGCCCGCGCGGTGGCCGTGGCGACCGGCGAGGCCGCCGAGTGAAGAAGTTCCAGCCGCAGCCCGGGTTCGTGGTGCAGGCGTACCGCTTCGCACTGGACCCGAACGTCACCCAGGAGCATGCCCTGCGCTCGCACTGCGGCGCGGCGCGTGCCGCCTACAACTGGGCCGTCGGCTCGGTGACCGCCTCCTGGTGGCAGCGCCGCGCAGAGGAGTCCTACGGCATCGGCGAGGCCGGGCTGACGCAGTGGCGGCCGTGGTCGCTGCCCGCGCTGCGGAAGGCGTTCAACGAGGCCAAGCACACCGATCCGAGGTTCGCCGCCTGGTGGGAGGAGAACTCCAAGGAGGCGTACTCCACCGGCCTGGCGAACGCGTCGGCCGCGTTCGACAACTACGCGAAGTCCAAGAACGGCAAGCGGTGCGGCAAGCGGATGGGTGCGCCGCGGTTCAAGTCGAAGCGCAAGGCGCGCCTTGCCTGCCGGTTCACCACCGGCGTGATCCGCGTGGACGCTGACGGCCGTCACGTCACCCTGCCCCGGCTGGGCACAATCCGCACCCACGAGCCCACGGTGAAGCTCCTCGCCCGCGTCCAGGCCGGGACGGCCCGGATCCTGTCCGCGACCGTGCGGCACGAGCGCGGACGCTGGTTCGTCTCGTTCCAGGCCGAGGTCAAGCGGGACCTCGAACGCGTGGCGCGGCCGGACGTGGCGGTCGGGATCGACCTGGGGGTGAAGACCCTCGCGGTCATGGCCGACAGCACCGGCGAGATCCGCACCATCGCGAATCCCGGGCACTACGACCGAGCACGCAAGCAGCTGCGCCGCGCCTCCCGCGTCGTCTCCCGACGGCAGGGCCCCGACCGGCGGACCGGGCAGAAGCCGTCGAAGCGGCGGGAGAAGGCCAACGCCGCCCGCAACAAGGTGCATCACCGGGTGGCCAACCTCCGCGCGGACGCCCTGCACAAGCTCACCACCGCCGTGGCGGCCGAGTACGGCACGGTCGTGGTCGAAGACCTCAACGTCGCCGGGATGCTCCGCAACCGGCGTCTCGCGCGAAGGATCGCCGACGCCGGGTTCGGGGAGATCCGCCGCCAGCTCACCTACAAGACCCGCCAGCGCCACGCCACCCGCACTATCGCGGCGGACCGCTGGTACCCCTCCTCGAAGACCTGTTCCGGGTGCGGCGCGGTGAAAGCCAAACTGCCGCTGCACGTGAGGACCTACCAGTGCGACGCCTGCGGTCTGGTCATCGACCGGGACGACAACGCCGCACTCAACCTCGCCGCGCTCGCGGCAGCCGCAACAACTGGTACCGGAGTGGCCGGAGACCAGGACGCCCAAGCGGTGTCGAAGCCTCGTGGAGCCGACCAGAAGACCCGCACCACCCGCCCCCGCCGCAAGGCGGAGGCGTCGCGGGCAGGTGGCGCAACCCTGCCGCACCAGCGGCAGACGGAAGCGAGAGACCGTACTCAAGCCGAAGCCCTCACGCTCTGGTGACGAGACGGACCTTCCGGGCGGAAACATCCGGAATGCTGAGACCTGACTACGGTCCCGGCAACGGCGTAACCGAGTTCGCGTGTCGCGGAGAGCATGCGCTGCCTGGTCGGCTCGGACAGCCGGCCGGTGCCGTTGAGGGCGTTCGACACCGTGGCCGTGGAAACCCCCGCCCGTGCGGCCACGGCACCGAGTGTGGGGCGTTGCCAGACATGCGAGCTTCTCATGTGTTCCCCAACAGTGCCTGTTGTTCCCAACAGCCCCATGACGGCTTGTGGTTAACACCTTAATCACTCAGCGTACGCGGCGACAGCGGCCGGGTCCGGAGTTATCAGATGCCAGATGTTCGCAGTACAAGCCTGTAAGGCACGGTATGGTCCGCTCGACCAGCGTGCCGATTGCGGAACAAGAACGGCCGAGGCCCAATAGGGCCCTGGTTACGTCAAGTTCCCATTTCCTGCCCCGGCCGGGGCCGTATCGGATCAGGACGTTCGAGTCCTCGCGCCCTCGCGGGTGGCGGGCGCGAACGCGTCACATGGACATAGGTAAGGGGACGCGGTGGAGGCGACGAATACACAGGTGCGGCCAGGCACCGTACCTCCAGTCGTTGCGGCGCGCTGGGCGCTGTGGACGTTTGTCATCGTCAACTTGGTGATCGTCGAGGCCTTGTTCCTCACCGCAGGGACCGGCAAGAACGGGGTGCTCACGGTCGCCAAGTTCTTCGGCCTGCACGCCGCCGTACTGATGTTGTTCCAACTGCTGCTGGTGGCCCGGCTGCCGTGGCTCGACCGCCGTATCGGCATGGACCGGTTGACGGTGTGGCACAGGTGGGTCGGCTTCACCCTGCTGTGGACCCTCCTCACCCACGCTGTGCTGGTGGTGCTGGGCTACGCGCGGCTCGATGACGCGTCTATGACGAAGACGTTCTTCGCACTGGCCGGAGTGACCGCTTCGCTGCTGGGGATGGGGGCCGCGGCGATCATCGTCGTGGTCGCCGCGGTGTCCGCCCGGAATGTCAGACGGCGGCTTCGGTATGAGACCTGGCACGGCCTGCATCTGCTGCTGTACGTGGCGTTGGGGCTGGCATTCGTCCACCAGTTGCAGGAGACCACGACCTTCAGCTCCTCCGCGCCCGCGATGATCTACTGGTGGGCCATGTGGCTGTTCGCGTTCGGTGCCCTGGTCACGGGCCGGATCGTCATGCCTGTGTGGCGCAACGCCTATCACCGGTTCGAGGTCGCGGAGGTGGTGCCGGAGTCGGACGACGTCGTGTCGGTGCACGTCACCGGCCGTCACCTCGACAGGCTGCCGGCCCGGGCCGGCCAGTTCTGCATCTGGCGGTTCCCCGGGCACAACCACTGGTGGCTGGCCAATCCGTTCTCGCTGTCGGCTGCACCCGACGGCCGCACGTTGCGCCTGACCGCCAAGGCGGTCGGCGGCGCCAGCGCAGGCCTGCGGAACGTCCGGGTCGGGAGCCGCGCGTTCGTCGAGGGGCCGTACGGGGCGTTCACCGCGTTGCATCGAACGCGGCCCGGCGCACTGCTGATCGCCGGAGGAGTGGGGATCACGCCGGTTCGAGCCCTGCTGGAGGAGGAACCGGCCGGAGACGTCGTCGTGCTCTACCGGGTGCGCAGCGAGGATGACGCCGTGCTGGTCGACGAGGTACGAGCCCTGCTCGCGGACCGCGGCGGGCGGCTGCACCTGCTCACCGGCCGCACAGGGGAGACGAGCCCGCCGTTCGAGCCCGACAGCCTCGTCGCCCTGGTTCCCGACATAACCGAACGCGACGTCTACGTCTGTGGTCCGCCCGGGATGACCTCGACCGTGCTCAGCGCCCTGCGCAGGCTGCAGGTTCCCCAACGGCAGGTGCACGCCGAGCGGTTCGGCCTGGCCTGACGCGTGGGGGCGACGGGCGCGATCGAAGCCTCGGCGCAATCCACGGGCTTTGTCCCTGACGCTGCCGATAGCGTCATCCGCGCTGGTTGGAGCCAGTGCGCGACGGTTCGTGGGATGTCGGCCGCGTCGCCGACGTCGACCACTCTGGCACGACTGGCGATCACCCAGGCATGATGACCGACCATGCTGCTGCGACTGGTGTACCTGGGCATGGCGAGCGCCTTCGCGATGCTGCGGCTGCTGCCGATGAGCGATCGGGACATGGACGTGGAGGTCCTGGCTCTGCGCCATCAGATCGCGGTGCTGGAGCGGCAGCTGAACGGGCAGCGGGTGCGGTTCGATGCGGGCGACCGGGCGTTCCTGGCGGCGCTGCTCCAGGGTCTGCCGCCCGAGGTGCTGCGTCGGATGCGGCTGCTGGTGCGGCCCGACACGGTGCTGCGTTGGCACCGCGACCTGGTCTCGCGCCGCCACGCGGCCCGTTCCCACCCCAAGCGCCCGGGGCGGCCGCGCACGGTGCGCTCCGTCCGCGTGCTCGTGCTGCGTCTGGCGCGGGAGAATCCCGGCTGGGGCTACCGGTGCCTGCACGGTGAACTGCTCGTCCTCGGCGTGAAAGTGGCGGCGTCCACGGTCTGGGAGATCCTCAAGGACGCCGGGATCCCGCCGGCACCCGAGCGGACGTCCAGTACCTGGGCGGACTTCCTGCGCTCCCAGGCGGACGCGCTCCTCGCGTGCGACTTCTTCGAAACCGTCACCCTGTCCGGGGCGCGGCTGCACGTGTTCGCGCTCATCGAGCACACCGGCCGGCGCATCCGGATCCTGGGTGTGAGCGCGCACCCGACCACCTCCTGGGTCGTGCAGGCGGCGAGGAATCTCGTCATGGACCTCCAGGACGCCGGCTGCCAGGCCCGCTACCTGATCCGGGACCGGGACGGGAAGTTCCCCGAACTGTTCGACACGATCCTCGCCGACGCGGGGATCGAGGTCGTGCTCAGCGGCATCCGGATCCCCCGCATGAACTCCATCATGGCGAGATGGGTGCAGACCTGCCGCCGTGAGCTGCTGGACCGCACCCTGATCTGGAACCAGCGGCATCTCCTCCACGCACTGCGGGAGTTCGAGCAGTTCTACAACGCGCACCGGCCGCACCAGGGCATCGCGAACGCCCGCCCGCTGCACCCGCTCCCCGAACCGATCACCGATCCGGACGAAATCGCCCGCCTCGACATACATCGAACCGACCGACTCGGCGGCCTCCTTCACGAGTACCAGCATGCTCCGTGACCAGACCGGATGAGGTTTCCGGCAAGGGCAGGGCCAGGCTGCGGAATCCGTTGCGTGCCTCGGATATACACGCCAGATAGTCCCCGTAGAGAACTCTCCGTACGGCTGTCTCGCGCTCCCGGCTTTCACGGCGCCAGCGGCCACGCTCCAGAACGGCCGCGGACGCGGTGGCGATGACGGCACCCACACCGGCGCTGACCAAGGTCATCCACTCCATGGCCCGAGTCTGGCCACTGCGCGGGGTGTTGACACCGACACGGCTCGCAACACGTACGCCGCTCGGTCATTCAAGCCTGAACGATGTGCAGGGTTCGCCCATCCCGCAGGGGCATCTGTCGGCACCGTCCGACGGCGGAGTCAGGCAAGCCCGTCCAGTCCCTCACCGCGGCCGCCCCAGGGCCGCCAGCTCCGGACGGCCGCTCCGGGGCGGCCTACTTCCCAACTCCCCGATGCCCTGGGACGCCTGGCATCCCGACGGCCGTGCCGACGAGGCGCCGGTGTCATCCACCTCTACCAGTCACGAATGGCCGAGCGCGGCATATATTCGCGCTCCCGTGTCAGTTCCCGCTGTCAGACTGCAACCATCCCCATCGCAGGGGTGGTTGACCTTATCGCCGACGAGAGGACCGATGCGTGGCGGCCGACTGGGACGCACTGGACTGGACATGCCCCACGTGCGCGGCTCCGCGCGCGAAGACGTGCACCACGAAGGACGGCTGCCCCCGGCCCATGCACCTCGCCCGCCGCTTCACCTCGATCCTGCTGCAGGTCGCCTTACACCGCGGCCTCGGCCAGCCGCCCGCCGAACGCGCCCAGATCGTACGGTCCCTCACCACGGTCCAGGAGTCGGACACGTCCGCGCGGGAGGGCTACCTGTGGCACCAGGCCGCCGACGAGCTGTGGTTGTGGGACCAAGTGGTGGCCAGGGCCGACCGGCACGCGGCGGCCCTGTAGGGTTCCAGAAGTGACGTACATCTGACCAGGCACTTTGCGACTCCCGGGCGATCACGGCAAGCTCGGACCCCATGGCACTGCGCATGCTCTACCTGGTCTTCCTCCGACTCCTCGGACTGCTTCTGCTGCTCTCCCGCTCGCAGCAGACCAAGGACGCCGAGCTGCTCGCGCTGCGCCACGAGAACGCGGTGCTGCGCCGCCAGCTCGGCGTCCGGCCACACCTCACCTGGCCGGACCGCGCAGTGCTCGCCGCCCTCGCCCGGCACCTACCCTCCCGGCTGCGCCGACTCCTGTTGGGTGCCAAAAGTCCCGCACATGCGTTGAGCTGGGCGTTCGCCAGACTGTCGTGATCTTCGTCAGGCTGTGTCGCGGTACTTGTGGATGAGTCCGCTGAGGACGTCGTGGCGCTGGATGTGTTGGGCGGGGAAGGGGATGACGTCCGGATCGTCGGCTGGTGCTCGAAGGTGCAGGGCCCGGTGCGGCCTTCCGGAGTTGTAGTGCTCGGCGTATTCGGCGAGGACACGCCGTGCGTGTTGCTCGTTGTAGATCAGCATCCGGTCGGTGCACTCGGCCCGCACGCTGCGGATGAACCTCTCCACGTGGGCGTTCATCCGCGGTGTCTGTGGCGCGCTCTTCAGGATCTCGATGCCGTCGGCGGTGAAGACGGCATCGAACGCCTGGGTGTAGCGGCTGTCGCGGTCGCGTAGCAGGTAGCAGGTAGCCTGCGGCGCGGTCTGCGAGGTTGGCGAGGAAGTTCCTCGAGAGCTGGGTGGCCCAGGCTGCGGTCGGGTGGGCGGTGACGCCGAGGATGTGCACGGTGCGGGTGCCGACCTCCATGACCACGAAGGCGTACAGCCTGGTCAGCGCGGCGGTGTCCACGTGGAAGAAGTCGGCGGCGAACAGGCCGGAGGCCTGGGCGCGTACGAACTCGCGCCAGGTCGGGGCGCCGCGGCTTCGTCGGGGTGCGGGTCCGAGGCCGGCGCTGCGCAGGATGCGTCGGATGGTGGAGGCGCCGACGCGGTGGCCCAGGCGCCGCAGCTCGCCCTGGATACGGGTTGAGCCCCAGGTCGGGTTCTCGTGGGCCAGGCGCAGGATCAGGGCGGTGAGTTCCTCGGAGATCGGCGGGCGGGCGGCCGGTCGGGGCGGGTTTCTGCTTCCACTTCCAGCGCAGTAGTCGCCGGTGCCAGGTGAGCAGGGTGCCGGGTGTGAACAGGCGGTGTCGGCGCAGCCGGGAGGGTAGGTGCCGGGCGAGGGCGGCGAGCACTGCGCGGTCCGGCCAGGTGAGGTGTGGCCGGACGCCGAGCTGGCGGCGCAGCACCGCGTTCTCGTGGCGCAGCGCGAGCAGCTCGGCGTCCTTGGTCTGCTGCGAGCGGGAGAGCAGCAGAAGCAGTCCGAGGAGTCGGAGGAAGACCAGGTAGAGCATGCGCAGTGCCATGGGGTCCGAGCTTGCCGTGATCGCCCGGGAGTCGCAAAGTGCCTGGTCAGATACTGTACGTCACTTCTGGAACCCTACAGGGCCGCCGACACCTTTCTAGGCGGTCACGACTGAGTCGCCGCTGATCTTCACCGGGATCGGGATCAGGCCGGTGGTCGCCGGCCCTTTCTTCATGTCGCCGGTCGCGGCGTCGAAGACGCTGCCGTGGCCGGGGCACGTGATGGTGCCGCCCGCCGGTTGGGAAACGGTGACGCCCGCGTGCGGGCAGAGCGGGTTGAGCCCTTTGACCTCGTTCTCCGACGGCCGGACGATCAGGACTTTGCCTGACGGTCCATCCACGATCGCCCCGCTGCCGACCGGGACGTCGGCCAGCTTGGCCAACGGCGTGCCACCGGAGCCAGAGGATCCTCCGGCGGGCCGGTTGGCGGCGGGTGTCTCGGACGAGCAGGCGGCTAGGGAAACCGGTGCGACCAGACCGGCTAGCAGGCCGCAGACAACCGTGCGGCGTGTTGGAGCTGGCAAGACAATGCCTCCTGAGCGCAAACAGTGGTGTTTTTCGGCTTGTTGACCTCAGTGAACTCACACACGTTCGACGCATCGTCAGGACTTGCGGGGGGAGACCGACATGATGCCCGTGCACATCTCGTCGCTGGTGCCGTCGCCCCACACCACGTAGCGCGGCGGCAGCTTCTTCAGCTGCGGCAGCAGTTTGCGCAGCCCCGCGTCGTGCGTACACGTCACCCGCAGCGTGTCCCCCGGGCCGACCTCCACCGGCGACGGCAGCGCCATCAGCCGCTGGTTGTCGAAGTTGAACTTCGGCACGTCCAGCACGACCTTGGCCTTCGGCGTGCCCGGGTTGAGTTCGACCTTTATGGCCCGCCCGAGCATGTGCATGTGGCCGAAACCGGCGAACAGCGTCATCGGCGCCTCCACCTTGTGGTCGCAGGACTGGGTGTCACCGGGCTTCGGCGCCCCGCCCTGGTTGCACTCCTCCACCTGTTCATCCGCCATCCCGCCGACATCCGCCCCGAACCGCTTCGTCACGTCCGCGATCGAGGCCGCCCGG contains:
- a CDS encoding integrase core domain-containing protein, coding for MLLRLVYLGMASAFAMLRLLPMSDRDMDVEVLALRHQIAVLERQLNGQRVRFDAGDRAFLAALLQGLPPEVLRRMRLLVRPDTVLRWHRDLVSRRHAARSHPKRPGRPRTVRSVRVLVLRLARENPGWGYRCLHGELLVLGVKVAASTVWEILKDAGIPPAPERTSSTWADFLRSQADALLACDFFETVTLSGARLHVFALIEHTGRRIRILGVSAHPTTSWVVQAARNLVMDLQDAGCQARYLIRDRDGKFPELFDTILADAGIEVVLSGIRIPRMNSIMARWVQTCRRELLDRTLIWNQRHLLHALREFEQFYNAHRPHQGIANARPLHPLPEPITDPDEIARLDIHRTDRLGGLLHEYQHAP
- a CDS encoding ferredoxin reductase family protein; translated protein: MRPGTVPPVVAARWALWTFVIVNLVIVEALFLTAGTGKNGVLTVAKFFGLHAAVLMLFQLLLVARLPWLDRRIGMDRLTVWHRWVGFTLLWTLLTHAVLVVLGYARLDDASMTKTFFALAGVTASLLGMGAAAIIVVVAAVSARNVRRRLRYETWHGLHLLLYVALGLAFVHQLQETTTFSSSAPAMIYWWAMWLFAFGALVTGRIVMPVWRNAYHRFEVAEVVPESDDVVSVHVTGRHLDRLPARAGQFCIWRFPGHNHWWLANPFSLSAAPDGRTLRLTAKAVGGASAGLRNVRVGSRAFVEGPYGAFTALHRTRPGALLIAGGVGITPVRALLEEEPAGDVVVLYRVRSEDDAVLVDEVRALLADRGGRLHLLTGRTGETSPPFEPDSLVALVPDITERDVYVCGPPGMTSTVLSALRRLQVPQRQVHAERFGLA
- a CDS encoding Rieske (2Fe-2S) protein, which gives rise to MAKLADVPVGSGAIVDGPSGKVLIVRPSENEVKGLNPLCPHAGVTVSQPAGGTITCPGHGSVFDAATGDMKKGPATTGLIPIPVKISGDSVVTA
- a CDS encoding integrase core domain-containing protein → MNAHVERFIRSVRAECTDRMLIYNEQHARRVLAEYAEHYNSGRPHRALHLRAPADDPDVIPFPAQHIQRHDVLSGLIHKYRDTA
- a CDS encoding LacI family DNA-binding transcriptional regulator, whose amino-acid sequence is MGLLGTTGTVGEHMRSSHVWQRPTLGAVAARAGVSTATVSNALNGTGRLSEPTRQRMLSATRELGYAVAGTVVRSQHSGCFRPEGPSRHQSVRASA
- a CDS encoding integrase encodes the protein MALRMLYLVFLRLLGLLLLLSRSQQTKDAELLALRHENAVLRRQLGVRPHLTWPDRAVLAALARHLPSRLRRLLLGAKSPAHALSWAFARLS
- the tnpB gene encoding IS607 family element RNA-guided endonuclease TnpB yields the protein MKKFQPQPGFVVQAYRFALDPNVTQEHALRSHCGAARAAYNWAVGSVTASWWQRRAEESYGIGEAGLTQWRPWSLPALRKAFNEAKHTDPRFAAWWEENSKEAYSTGLANASAAFDNYAKSKNGKRCGKRMGAPRFKSKRKARLACRFTTGVIRVDADGRHVTLPRLGTIRTHEPTVKLLARVQAGTARILSATVRHERGRWFVSFQAEVKRDLERVARPDVAVGIDLGVKTLAVMADSTGEIRTIANPGHYDRARKQLRRASRVVSRRQGPDRRTGQKPSKRREKANAARNKVHHRVANLRADALHKLTTAVAAEYGTVVVEDLNVAGMLRNRRLARRIADAGFGEIRRQLTYKTRQRHATRTIAADRWYPSSKTCSGCGAVKAKLPLHVRTYQCDACGLVIDRDDNAALNLAALAAAATTGTGVAGDQDAQAVSKPRGADQKTRTTRPRRKAEASRAGGATLPHQRQTEARDRTQAEALTLW